A window from Candidatus Deferrimicrobiaceae bacterium encodes these proteins:
- a CDS encoding malic enzyme-like NAD(P)-binding protein gives DYPNQINNSLVFPGIFRGALDSRASCINEEMKLAAAHAIASCVGKDELSEDYIIPSMFNRKVALAVAHEVSRAAHRTKVARRVSRAYSEIHLA, from the coding sequence GACTACCCGAACCAGATCAACAACTCCCTGGTCTTCCCGGGGATCTTCCGCGGGGCGCTCGACTCGCGTGCCTCCTGCATCAACGAGGAGATGAAGCTGGCGGCCGCGCACGCCATCGCCTCCTGCGTGGGGAAAGATGAGCTCTCCGAAGACTACATCATACCGTCGATGTTCAACCGGAAGGTCGCGCTGGCCGTCGCGCACGAGGTTTCGCGGGCGGCGCATCGCACCAAGGTCGCCCGCCGGGTCTCCCGGGCGTACTCGGAAATCCACCTCGCGTAG
- a CDS encoding phosphomannomutase/phosphoglucomutase — protein MVNPLIFREYDIRGRVGEDLTPETVVSIGKGFGTYAAREGGKSLMVGRDCRLSSPSFRDALVEGILSAGMNVVDVGICPTPLLYFSILRFGADGGVMVTGSHNPPEFNGFKLCVGPVTLYGDKIREIRRIIERRDFVSGKGKESRRNVVPDYREYVVSNISIPRRLKVVVDAGNGTAGPVAPPLFRELGVDVVELFCEMDGRFPNHFPDPTVPENLASLIRVVRETRADVGVAYDGDADRIGAVDDRGEVLFGDSLLTLFAREILRRKPGATIISEVKASQNLYDDIVRHGGKPVMWKAGHSLIKKKMREESAEVAGEMSGHIFFADRYLGFDDAIYASARLFEIIAGSDRPLSEMLSDLPPVVSTPEIRVECPDEIKFRVAERVAEIVRPQAREVIGLDGVRAVFDGGWGLVRASNTQPVLVLRFEGKDRETVERIRAVMEKAVETARAGIP, from the coding sequence ATGGTCAACCCTCTGATATTCCGGGAATACGACATCCGGGGAAGGGTGGGGGAGGACCTGACCCCCGAGACGGTGGTCTCCATCGGGAAGGGGTTCGGCACCTACGCCGCCCGGGAGGGAGGGAAGTCCCTCATGGTGGGTCGGGACTGCCGGCTCTCTTCCCCCTCCTTCCGGGACGCCCTGGTCGAGGGGATCCTGTCCGCGGGCATGAACGTCGTGGACGTGGGGATCTGTCCCACCCCCCTCCTGTACTTTTCCATCCTGCGGTTCGGAGCCGACGGGGGGGTGATGGTCACGGGGAGCCACAACCCCCCCGAGTTCAACGGATTCAAACTATGCGTGGGCCCGGTGACCCTCTACGGCGACAAGATCCGGGAGATCCGGCGGATCATCGAGAGGAGAGACTTCGTCTCGGGGAAGGGAAAGGAAAGCCGCCGGAACGTGGTGCCGGACTACCGGGAGTACGTGGTCTCGAACATCTCCATCCCGCGCAGGCTGAAGGTGGTGGTGGATGCGGGAAACGGGACGGCGGGCCCGGTGGCGCCCCCTCTTTTCCGCGAGCTGGGAGTGGACGTGGTGGAGCTTTTCTGCGAGATGGACGGGAGGTTCCCCAACCATTTTCCCGACCCGACCGTTCCGGAGAACCTTGCGTCCCTGATCCGCGTGGTTCGGGAAACCCGCGCGGACGTGGGGGTCGCCTACGACGGAGACGCGGACCGGATCGGCGCAGTGGACGACAGGGGGGAAGTCCTGTTCGGGGATTCCCTGCTGACCCTGTTCGCGCGGGAGATCCTGCGGAGAAAGCCGGGCGCGACCATCATCTCGGAGGTGAAGGCATCGCAGAACCTGTACGATGACATCGTCCGGCACGGCGGCAAGCCCGTGATGTGGAAGGCAGGGCACTCCCTCATCAAGAAAAAAATGCGGGAGGAGTCGGCGGAAGTGGCCGGCGAGATGAGCGGCCACATCTTCTTCGCGGACCGGTACCTCGGGTTCGATGATGCGATCTACGCCTCGGCGAGGCTCTTCGAGATCATCGCGGGTTCCGATCGTCCGCTGAGCGAAATGCTCTCCGACCTCCCGCCCGTCGTGTCGACCCCCGAGATCCGGGTGGAGTGCCCCGACGAGATCAAGTTCCGGGTTGCGGAGAGGGTGGCGGAGATCGTCCGGCCGCAGGCCCGGGAGGTGATCGGCCTGGACGGCGTGAGAGCGGTTTTCGACGGGGGGTGGGGTCTCGTTCGTGCGTCGAACACCCAACCCGTGCTCGTCCTGCGGTTCGAGGGAAAGGACCGGGAGACGGTGGAGCGGATCCGCGCCGTGATGGAGAAGGCCGTGGAAACGGCCAGGGCCGGAATCCCGTGA
- a CDS encoding undecaprenyl-diphosphate phosphatase produces MTVFKAILLGILQGATEFLPVSSSGHLLLAQKILGITERELAFDILLHLSTLLAVLLFLRREISDILGSLFRRYPELRLDAWGRRDLLLLIVSSVPTAVIGYSFHDAVETGVTFRGVGVRYLILTTFLLVSNLRFRHKVDPDRINLWEALAIGIMQGAAVFPGLSRSGSTISLALVLGIGASRSAKYSFFISLPAIFGAATLHLYRGVSELPPVLPCVLGFLFAFVVGYIALLFVERLVLRGRFLWFAPYTFLLALLSFVLYAQG; encoded by the coding sequence GTGACGGTTTTCAAGGCGATTCTTCTGGGAATCCTTCAGGGGGCCACGGAGTTCCTGCCGGTGAGCAGCTCGGGGCACCTGTTGCTCGCGCAGAAGATTCTCGGGATCACGGAACGCGAACTGGCGTTCGACATCCTTCTCCACCTGAGCACGCTGCTTGCCGTTCTCCTCTTCCTGAGGCGGGAAATCTCCGACATCCTCGGATCCTTATTCCGGCGGTATCCGGAACTCCGGCTGGACGCGTGGGGGCGTCGGGACCTGTTGTTGCTGATCGTGTCGAGCGTACCGACCGCCGTCATCGGGTACTCCTTCCACGACGCGGTCGAGACGGGAGTCACCTTCCGGGGGGTGGGGGTCCGCTATCTGATCCTCACGACCTTCCTTCTGGTGAGCAACCTCCGGTTCCGGCACAAGGTGGACCCCGACCGGATCAATCTCTGGGAGGCGCTGGCCATCGGGATCATGCAGGGGGCCGCCGTATTTCCGGGTCTGTCACGCTCCGGGTCGACGATATCGCTTGCGCTGGTGCTGGGAATCGGGGCGTCCCGCAGCGCGAAATATTCCTTCTTCATCTCCCTGCCGGCTATTTTCGGCGCCGCGACTCTCCATCTCTACCGGGGGGTGTCGGAACTTCCCCCCGTGCTTCCCTGTGTCCTGGGGTTCCTCTTTGCGTTTGTCGTGGGGTACATCGCGCTGCTGTTCGTCGAACGCCTCGTCCTCCGGGGGAGGTTTCTCTGGTTTGCGCCCTACACGTTCCTGCTCGCGTTGCTCTCCTTCGTCCTGTACGCGCAGGGGTAG